In Mycobacterium sp. 050128, one genomic interval encodes:
- a CDS encoding zinc-dependent alcohol dehydrogenase encodes MKAVTWQGKRDVRVESVPDPKIEQPTDAIIEVTSTNICGSDLHLYEILGAFMNPGDILGHEPMGIVRETGPETGALQVGDRVVIPFQISCGSCHMCHHELFTQCETTQVREQGMGAALFGYSELYGSVPGGQAELLRVPQAQFTHIKVPVGPPDSRFVYLSDVLPTAWQAVDYANIPDGGTVAVLGLGPIGDMAARIADHLGYRVIAVDLVAERLARAAKRGIHTIDIGHLDASLGDAIRELTDGRGADSVIDAVGMEAHGSPAAKFAQQATAVLPDAIAKRFMQTAGVDRLNALYSAIDIVRRGGTISLIGVYGGMADPLPMLTLFDKQVTLRMGQANVKRWVGDIMPLLTDDDPLGVDEFATHVLPLDQAPHAYEIFQKKQDGAVKVMLKP; translated from the coding sequence ATGAAAGCCGTGACCTGGCAGGGCAAACGCGACGTGCGCGTCGAGTCGGTGCCCGACCCGAAGATCGAACAACCCACCGATGCCATCATCGAGGTGACCTCGACCAACATCTGCGGGTCGGATCTGCACCTGTACGAGATTCTCGGGGCCTTCATGAACCCGGGTGACATACTCGGCCACGAGCCGATGGGGATCGTCCGTGAAACCGGCCCGGAAACCGGCGCCCTGCAGGTGGGTGATCGGGTCGTGATCCCGTTCCAGATCTCCTGCGGCAGCTGTCACATGTGCCACCACGAACTCTTCACCCAGTGTGAAACCACCCAGGTGCGCGAACAAGGCATGGGCGCAGCGCTTTTCGGCTACTCGGAGCTCTACGGCTCGGTACCCGGTGGGCAGGCCGAGCTGCTGCGGGTTCCGCAGGCGCAGTTCACCCACATCAAAGTCCCTGTCGGACCGCCGGATTCGCGGTTCGTTTATCTCTCGGATGTGTTACCGACCGCGTGGCAGGCGGTGGACTACGCCAATATCCCGGACGGTGGCACAGTCGCGGTGCTCGGGCTGGGGCCGATCGGAGACATGGCCGCCCGCATCGCCGATCATCTGGGGTACCGCGTCATCGCGGTGGACCTGGTGGCCGAACGCCTGGCCCGCGCCGCAAAGCGGGGGATTCACACCATCGACATCGGGCACCTGGACGCTTCGTTGGGTGATGCGATCCGCGAACTGACCGACGGCCGTGGAGCCGATTCGGTGATCGACGCGGTGGGCATGGAGGCGCACGGTTCGCCGGCGGCCAAGTTCGCCCAACAGGCGACCGCCGTGTTGCCGGATGCGATCGCCAAGCGCTTCATGCAGACCGCCGGTGTGGACCGGCTCAATGCGCTGTATTCGGCCATCGACATCGTCCGCCGCGGTGGGACGATCTCACTGATCGGCGTCTACGGCGGAATGGCCGATCCGCTCCCGATGCTGACGCTCTTCGACAAGCAGGTGACGCTGCGCATGGGCCAGGCCAACGTGAAGAGATGGGTCGGCGACATCATGCCGCTCCTGACCGACGACGACCC
- a CDS encoding NAD(P)/FAD-dependent oxidoreductase, with translation MADSGLIVVGSGPAGVSAAQSFREHNADVPVHILTADADLPYARPPLSKEYLRGQTDEVALHDAQWFEDRKIELTTRARVDRLDLAQRTVHVGEQRHAFDSLILACGAAPQGPPIPGGQQALLLRSLADATALRHAADTADSAVVIGSGFIGCEAAASLALRGVSVTLVAPEPLPQQQRLGTQAAERLRDLVTDAGARHVGGVAVEEITDTGVRLDDGVTIDCDLVLAATGVAPQSHIAAEAGLQIRDSRIVVGSDMCTTARDVYAAGDVALARHEVAGRHLAIEHWQDASDQGAIAGACAAAWPTKWVGVPGFWTSVGDATLKYHAWGDGYEHSQLREHPDGFTVWYESGDAVVGVLTYNADNDYDLGERLIAESRPVPFPIER, from the coding sequence GTGGCCGACTCGGGACTGATCGTCGTAGGCAGCGGGCCCGCCGGAGTATCGGCGGCGCAGTCCTTCCGCGAACACAACGCCGACGTGCCGGTGCACATCCTCACCGCGGACGCCGACCTGCCCTACGCGCGCCCACCGCTGAGCAAGGAGTACCTGCGCGGTCAGACCGACGAAGTCGCACTGCACGACGCGCAGTGGTTCGAGGACCGGAAGATCGAACTCACCACCCGCGCGCGAGTCGATCGCCTGGACCTCGCCCAGCGCACAGTGCATGTCGGCGAGCAACGGCACGCGTTCGACAGCTTGATCTTGGCGTGCGGCGCTGCGCCGCAGGGCCCTCCGATCCCCGGCGGTCAGCAGGCGCTGCTGTTGCGCTCATTGGCGGACGCGACCGCACTGCGCCACGCCGCGGACACCGCCGACTCCGCCGTGGTGATCGGCTCCGGCTTCATCGGCTGCGAGGCGGCAGCTTCATTGGCACTACGTGGCGTGTCAGTGACTTTGGTTGCCCCCGAACCACTTCCGCAACAACAACGGCTGGGAACGCAGGCCGCCGAACGCCTGCGTGATCTGGTGACGGATGCCGGGGCCCGCCATGTCGGCGGAGTCGCTGTCGAAGAAATCACCGACACCGGGGTACGGCTGGACGATGGCGTCACCATCGACTGCGATCTCGTGCTGGCGGCGACGGGCGTCGCGCCGCAGAGCCACATCGCCGCCGAGGCGGGATTGCAGATTCGCGACTCCCGCATCGTCGTCGGCTCCGATATGTGCACCACGGCACGCGATGTCTACGCCGCCGGGGACGTCGCATTGGCGCGCCATGAGGTCGCGGGGCGCCACCTGGCCATCGAACACTGGCAGGACGCGAGCGACCAAGGCGCGATCGCGGGGGCCTGCGCAGCGGCGTGGCCTACCAAATGGGTTGGTGTACCCGGATTTTGGACTTCCGTGGGCGATGCGACCCTGAAATATCATGCCTGGGGTGACGGCTACGAGCACAGCCAGTTACGCGAGCATCCCGACGGGTTCACCGTCTGGTACGAGTCCGGCGATGCGGTGGTCGGGGTGCTGACCTATAACGCCGATAACGACTACGACCTCGGCGAACGGCTCATCGCCGAGAGCCGGCCCGTGCCCTTCCCCATCGAGCGCTAA
- a CDS encoding GAF and ANTAR domain-containing protein, which translates to MPDDNNTIVSPLAELVAGIARQSTDTEAGLQELIDSGVQHVAGCQYAGITLAEAGKAVTNVVATHHYVADLDAAQERYREGPCLAPAWEHHIMHVADLSVDDRWPCYRQFALENTPIRSVLSYELFVDDSTSAALNLYAEQPHAFTQDSVELGAIFATHVALAWSMMRHQAQFRSALASRDIIGQAKGVLMERFNIDAVEAFELLTRLSQQSNTKLIDLAEALIESEHPLKRRHQP; encoded by the coding sequence ATGCCGGACGACAACAACACGATCGTCTCGCCATTGGCAGAACTCGTTGCCGGCATCGCTCGCCAGAGCACGGACACCGAGGCCGGGCTCCAGGAGCTCATCGACAGCGGCGTGCAGCACGTCGCCGGTTGCCAATACGCGGGAATCACCCTCGCCGAGGCGGGCAAAGCGGTCACCAATGTGGTTGCCACGCATCACTACGTGGCGGATCTCGACGCCGCACAGGAGCGCTACCGGGAAGGGCCGTGTCTCGCTCCCGCTTGGGAGCACCACATCATGCACGTCGCGGACCTCAGCGTTGACGATCGATGGCCGTGTTATCGACAATTCGCCCTGGAGAACACCCCGATCCGCTCCGTATTGTCCTACGAGCTGTTCGTCGACGACAGCACCTCCGCGGCGCTGAATCTGTACGCCGAGCAGCCACATGCCTTCACCCAGGACTCGGTCGAACTCGGCGCCATCTTCGCCACCCACGTCGCACTGGCGTGGTCGATGATGCGGCACCAAGCCCAATTTCGCAGCGCACTGGCATCGCGGGACATCATCGGCCAGGCCAAAGGCGTGCTTATGGAGCGGTTCAACATCGATGCCGTCGAGGCGTTCGAACTCCTTACCCGGCTATCGCAGCAATCCAACACGAAGCTGATCGACCTCGCCGAGGCGCTGATCGAAAGCGAACATCCACTCAAGCGCCGGCACCAGCCTTAG
- a CDS encoding MerR family transcriptional regulator, which produces MTDVPDDTRAPSPDHGVYGISVAAELSGVAVQSLRLYERHGLLTPSRSNGGTRRYSAADLARLRRISALVDAGVNLAGIARILNLEDDNAELSAANTDLRSSNRTLRSAARAAKSKGKK; this is translated from the coding sequence ATGACGGATGTACCGGACGATACCCGCGCGCCGTCGCCCGACCATGGCGTGTACGGCATCTCGGTCGCCGCTGAGCTTTCCGGCGTCGCCGTGCAGTCGCTACGTCTCTACGAGCGCCACGGCCTTCTCACGCCTTCTCGAAGCAATGGTGGGACCCGGCGTTACAGCGCTGCCGACTTGGCTCGGCTGCGGCGCATCAGCGCGCTGGTCGACGCCGGGGTCAACCTGGCCGGCATCGCCCGCATCCTCAACCTTGAAGACGACAATGCGGAACTATCCGCGGCGAACACAGATCTGCGGTCGAGCAACCGCACCTTGCGCTCCGCGGCGAGGGCCGCGAAATCCAAAGGAAAGAAATGA
- a CDS encoding Hsp20/alpha crystallin family protein, giving the protein MLMRSDPFRELDRFAQQVLGTAARPAVMPMDAWREGEEFVVEFDLPGIDADSLDIDIERNVVTVRAERPALDPNREMLATERPRGVFSRQLVLGDNLDTDKIEASYTEGVLRLRIPVAERAKPRKISIGRGEGRQAIDQREVINA; this is encoded by the coding sequence ATGCTGATGCGTAGCGACCCCTTCCGGGAGCTGGACCGTTTCGCCCAACAAGTACTGGGCACGGCCGCCCGCCCCGCGGTGATGCCAATGGACGCTTGGCGCGAGGGCGAGGAATTCGTCGTCGAGTTCGACCTGCCGGGAATCGACGCCGATTCGCTGGACATCGACATCGAGCGCAATGTGGTCACCGTGCGGGCCGAACGTCCCGCCCTCGATCCCAACCGGGAGATGCTCGCCACCGAACGGCCCCGCGGCGTGTTCAGCAGACAGCTGGTGCTCGGCGACAACCTCGACACCGACAAGATCGAGGCGTCCTACACCGAAGGCGTCCTGCGACTGCGCATCCCGGTGGCCGAGAGAGCCAAGCCGCGCAAGATCAGCATCGGCCGCGGCGAGGGACGCCAGGCCATCGACCAACGGGAGGTCATCAACGCCTAG
- a CDS encoding PAS and ANTAR domain-containing protein encodes MNWDLNGQSADVEEALAGGAPQRAGWFRFYFSDQRWEWSEQVQLLHGYEPGSVTPTTELVLSHKHPDDRGPVAATIDQILNTHQAFSTRHRIIDTRGQVHQVVVVGDQLCDDQGDVIGTHGFYVDVSPLPDQAREDLVTAKLAEIAGQRAGIEQAKGMLMLVYGIGDGPAFDLLKWLSQEANVKLRPLAEQICEDFRALGPRVSSQSDFDHLLLTAHQRVDPAIP; translated from the coding sequence ATGAATTGGGACCTCAACGGCCAATCGGCCGACGTCGAAGAAGCCCTGGCCGGCGGGGCGCCGCAGCGAGCAGGCTGGTTCCGGTTCTACTTCTCCGACCAGCGCTGGGAGTGGTCCGAACAGGTACAACTGTTGCACGGGTATGAGCCCGGCAGCGTGACCCCGACCACCGAGCTGGTGTTGTCCCACAAACACCCGGACGACCGCGGGCCCGTCGCGGCCACCATCGATCAGATCCTCAACACCCATCAGGCGTTCAGCACCCGCCACCGCATCATCGACACCCGCGGACAGGTGCACCAGGTGGTGGTCGTCGGCGACCAACTGTGCGATGACCAAGGTGATGTGATCGGAACCCACGGCTTCTACGTCGACGTCTCTCCGCTGCCCGACCAGGCACGTGAAGACCTCGTCACCGCGAAGCTGGCCGAAATCGCCGGACAGCGCGCGGGTATCGAGCAGGCCAAAGGAATGTTGATGCTGGTCTACGGCATCGGCGATGGTCCGGCCTTCGATTTGCTCAAGTGGCTATCCCAGGAGGCGAACGTCAAGCTGCGGCCGCTCGCAGAACAGATCTGCGAAGACTTCCGCGCCCTCGGTCCCCGCGTCAGTTCGCAGTCGGACTTCGACCACTTACTGCTGACCGCGCACCAGCGCGTCGACCCGGCAATTCCATAG
- a CDS encoding deoxyribodipyrimidine photolyase, which produces MLHSVILASSDPLAAGFILRGIKGIFVAIGSVIAAIVCGLIAAMKGRNPLGWGLLGLFFSILTLIVVIVIPSKKS; this is translated from the coding sequence ATGTTGCACTCGGTAATTCTGGCTAGTTCGGATCCGCTTGCGGCAGGGTTCATTCTGCGCGGGATCAAGGGGATATTCGTCGCGATCGGCAGCGTGATCGCCGCAATAGTCTGCGGCCTCATCGCCGCCATGAAGGGCCGCAATCCGTTGGGATGGGGACTTCTCGGACTGTTCTTCTCAATCCTCACCCTGATCGTCGTTATCGTCATTCCGAGCAAGAAGTCATAG
- a CDS encoding pyridoxamine 5'-phosphate oxidase family protein: MTAFNVPQRQEFLAALHVGVLSVAAEDGRPPASVPIWYDYVPGGNIRVNTGASSRKAKLIERAGVVTLVVQREEPPYQYVVVEGTVVDTAKPTPAAVREEIAIRYLGEEGGRAFVSSMENQETVLFTVRPDRWITADFSGEL; the protein is encoded by the coding sequence ATGACTGCTTTCAACGTGCCCCAGCGCCAGGAGTTCCTCGCAGCACTACACGTCGGCGTGCTGTCCGTCGCCGCCGAAGACGGCCGCCCACCGGCCAGCGTCCCGATTTGGTACGACTACGTCCCGGGCGGAAACATCCGGGTCAACACCGGAGCGTCGTCTCGCAAGGCCAAGCTCATCGAGCGGGCCGGGGTGGTGACACTGGTCGTGCAGCGCGAAGAACCGCCGTATCAATACGTGGTCGTCGAGGGCACCGTGGTCGACACCGCCAAGCCGACCCCTGCGGCGGTGCGCGAAGAGATCGCGATCCGCTACCTCGGCGAGGAGGGCGGGCGCGCATTCGTCAGCAGCATGGAGAATCAGGAAACCGTGCTGTTCACCGTCCGCCCGGACCGCTGGATCACCGCTGATTTCTCCGGTGAACTCTAA
- a CDS encoding MFS transporter small subunit: protein MTAGRSVATSPRVKLLGLASWLWVGVPFGYGVYELAVKIPALFTN from the coding sequence ATGACCGCCGGCCGATCGGTCGCGACATCGCCGCGCGTCAAGCTGCTGGGTCTTGCCAGCTGGTTGTGGGTGGGAGTGCCATTCGGCTACGGCGTCTACGAGCTGGCGGTGAAGATTCCCGCGTTGTTCACGAACTGA
- a CDS encoding OFA family MFS transporter, whose translation MESAGVLSRDRIVASPGWSRWLVPPAALAIHLAIGSVYSWSVFKLPLHETLRASGLLSAMPFTLGIVMLGASAAVFGTAVERRGPRWAMFVATVCFCGGLLISAVAAEIGQMWLIILGYGVIGGIGLGIGYIAPVSTLMKWFPDRPGMATGFAIMGFGGGALIASPWSSQLMKWFGTDRHGLAATFLVMGVVYAVFMAVGVLLVRVPPHEWEPPVVRVAASKIPHAAGPDRTANEAIKTPQFWLLWIVLCFNVTAGIGILERAAPIYRDYFPHAASPAALTAAAAGFVAMLSLANSLGRILWSTASDTVGRKNMYRLYLGVGAMLYAVLIVTQNASKPLFLVVCIQLLSFYGAGFATVPAYLRDLFGYLEVGAIHGRLLTAWSTAGVLGPVIVNAIADNRIAAHVVGPERYRWSFTIMVILLLIGVVCNELIRTPRPPSFVVSPVDTRKPECVISGEPAQ comes from the coding sequence ATGGAGTCGGCTGGAGTGCTGTCGCGTGATCGAATCGTTGCCAGCCCAGGATGGAGTAGGTGGCTCGTTCCGCCCGCGGCGCTCGCGATACATCTAGCGATCGGCAGTGTTTACTCCTGGAGTGTATTCAAGCTTCCACTGCACGAAACACTGAGGGCATCAGGACTTTTGAGTGCCATGCCGTTCACGCTGGGCATCGTCATGCTGGGAGCGTCAGCAGCCGTCTTCGGCACGGCGGTGGAACGGCGAGGCCCCCGTTGGGCGATGTTCGTGGCGACCGTCTGCTTTTGCGGCGGTTTGCTCATTTCGGCGGTGGCGGCCGAGATCGGCCAGATGTGGCTGATCATCCTCGGCTACGGAGTCATCGGCGGTATCGGGCTCGGAATTGGTTACATCGCACCGGTTTCCACATTGATGAAATGGTTTCCCGACCGGCCGGGCATGGCGACCGGATTCGCTATCATGGGGTTCGGCGGCGGTGCGCTGATCGCCTCGCCGTGGTCGTCGCAGTTGATGAAGTGGTTCGGTACCGACCGGCATGGGCTGGCGGCGACGTTCTTGGTCATGGGCGTGGTGTATGCGGTCTTCATGGCGGTGGGAGTCCTTCTGGTCCGCGTGCCGCCGCACGAATGGGAGCCGCCCGTCGTCAGGGTGGCCGCGTCGAAGATCCCGCATGCCGCGGGGCCCGATCGCACCGCCAACGAGGCGATCAAGACGCCACAGTTCTGGTTGCTGTGGATTGTGTTGTGCTTCAACGTCACTGCGGGTATCGGCATCCTGGAACGGGCAGCACCGATCTACCGAGACTACTTTCCGCATGCGGCGTCTCCCGCGGCGTTGACCGCGGCCGCGGCGGGATTCGTCGCGATGCTGTCGCTGGCGAACTCGTTGGGACGCATACTCTGGTCCACCGCTTCGGATACGGTCGGTCGCAAGAACATGTACCGGCTCTATCTCGGTGTCGGTGCGATGCTGTACGCCGTCTTGATCGTCACGCAAAACGCGAGCAAGCCGCTGTTCCTGGTGGTCTGCATCCAGCTGCTGTCCTTCTACGGCGCGGGGTTCGCGACGGTGCCGGCCTATCTGCGCGACCTGTTCGGCTACCTCGAAGTCGGAGCGATCCACGGCCGGCTGCTGACCGCGTGGTCGACCGCGGGCGTGCTCGGACCGGTGATCGTCAACGCGATCGCCGACAATCGCATTGCCGCCCACGTGGTGGGCCCCGAGCGATACCGATGGTCGTTCACGATCATGGTGATCCTGTTGCTGATCGGCGTGGTCTGCAACGAGCTGATTCGCACGCCGCGGCCGCCCAGCTTCGTCGTGTCGCCGGTCGATACGCGAAAGCCGGAGTGCGTGATTTCCGGAGAGCCCGCACAATGA
- a CDS encoding class I SAM-dependent methyltransferase, translated as MTDIATELEVRPPSAAWLRIMALVYDPFVWLGELAGMRRRRRTLVSAARGRVVEIGAGTGLNIAHYPDGIDDLVLMEPEPAMRRKLARRLQRHARSARIVNAPAECLPLTDESVDTVVSTLVLCTVEDPERALREIARVLRPGGQLLFVEHVRANSRLLAAWQDYLFRPWRAFAGGCCCNRPTGELMRACGFAVTAENSVWRGMPRIVHPLLMGRATP; from the coding sequence ATGACTGATATTGCGACCGAACTGGAAGTGCGCCCGCCGTCCGCGGCCTGGCTGCGGATCATGGCGCTGGTGTACGACCCGTTCGTGTGGCTCGGCGAGCTGGCGGGGATGCGGCGGCGGCGGCGCACGCTGGTGAGTGCCGCGCGGGGGCGCGTCGTCGAGATCGGTGCGGGGACGGGGCTGAACATCGCGCACTATCCCGACGGCATCGATGATCTCGTGCTCATGGAGCCCGAGCCGGCCATGCGCCGAAAGCTCGCGCGCCGCTTGCAGCGGCATGCCCGTTCGGCACGGATCGTCAATGCGCCGGCGGAGTGCCTCCCGCTGACCGACGAGTCGGTGGATACCGTTGTCTCGACGCTTGTCCTGTGCACCGTCGAGGATCCTGAACGTGCCTTGCGCGAGATCGCTCGCGTGTTGCGCCCCGGTGGGCAGTTGTTGTTCGTCGAGCATGTGCGGGCGAATTCACGGTTGCTTGCGGCTTGGCAGGACTACCTGTTCCGTCCATGGCGTGCCTTCGCCGGCGGATGCTGCTGCAACCGCCCGACAGGGGAGCTGATGCGCGCCTGCGGATTTGCTGTCACGGCCGAGAATTCCGTGTGGCGCGGAATGCCACGGATCGTCCATCCGCTCTTGATGGGGCGGGCTACGCCTTAG
- a CDS encoding alpha/beta fold hydrolase, whose amino-acid sequence MLAKSEIRFLRVGDRRVAFDVRGDGPPLVAPAWWVSHLELDWEGAGFRQFWEAVADGYTLVRYDRLGVGMSDRTVEDSDLTLDAEVAMLRALLDELGYERVSLLGGSCGSCTAIAYAATYPEQVERLVLYGSYANGSAITTAEVGDAIVAAVRAHWGLGSRLLSNMFLGAAESAEHERFARLQREAATAEAAAALLRLVYRLDVRAYLPRVGVETLVVHRRDDRAVPHRLGREVAAAIPGAALTSLPGSAHFPWHGDVDSVARACREALGPLAPVSQRNTPDAEPDLLSAREREILACLARGLNDREIAEQLVLSPHTVHRHVANIRRKLGRTSRAAAVAEAARLGLL is encoded by the coding sequence ATGCTGGCAAAGTCCGAGATCCGGTTCCTGCGCGTCGGAGACCGCCGCGTGGCGTTCGACGTACGCGGGGACGGCCCACCGCTCGTGGCTCCGGCATGGTGGGTAAGCCATCTCGAACTCGACTGGGAGGGCGCCGGCTTCCGGCAATTCTGGGAAGCCGTCGCCGACGGGTACACCCTGGTCCGCTACGACCGGCTCGGCGTCGGCATGTCGGACCGCACGGTCGAAGATTCGGACCTGACCCTGGACGCGGAAGTGGCCATGCTGCGCGCGCTGCTCGACGAGCTGGGGTACGAACGCGTATCGCTGCTGGGCGGGTCCTGCGGAAGCTGCACCGCAATCGCTTATGCCGCAACGTATCCCGAACAGGTCGAGCGGTTGGTGTTGTACGGGTCCTATGCCAACGGCTCGGCTATCACCACAGCGGAAGTGGGCGACGCGATCGTGGCGGCGGTTCGTGCGCATTGGGGACTCGGCTCCCGTCTGCTCAGCAACATGTTCCTCGGCGCAGCCGAATCCGCGGAGCACGAACGCTTTGCGCGGTTGCAGCGTGAGGCCGCGACCGCCGAGGCCGCCGCGGCGTTGTTGCGCCTCGTCTATCGCCTCGACGTGCGGGCATACCTCCCGAGGGTCGGCGTTGAAACGCTGGTGGTGCATCGACGCGACGATCGGGCCGTGCCGCACCGGCTCGGGCGCGAGGTCGCGGCCGCGATCCCGGGGGCTGCTTTGACCTCGCTGCCCGGGAGCGCGCACTTCCCCTGGCACGGTGACGTGGATTCCGTCGCACGCGCATGCCGCGAGGCGCTGGGGCCGCTGGCACCTGTGTCGCAGCGGAACACGCCCGACGCGGAGCCGGACCTGCTCTCGGCCCGTGAACGGGAGATTCTTGCCTGCCTCGCGCGCGGTCTGAACGATCGCGAGATCGCCGAGCAGCTGGTGCTGAGCCCGCATACGGTGCACCGTCACGTCGCGAACATCCGCCGCAAGCTGGGGCGCACCTCACGCGCGGCCGCCGTTGCCGAGGCAGCGCGTCTCGGACTTCTCTGA
- a CDS encoding glutathione peroxidase: MTLKDIALTTLDGRPTTLAELSDGATLVVNVASKCGLTPQYTALEKLAKEYADRGLTVVGVPCNQFMGQEPGTADEIQEFCSTTYGVTFPLLEKTDVNGEDRHPLYTELTKTADSDGQAGDIQWNFEKFLLSPDGAVANRFRPRTEPDAPEVITAIEAVLPR; encoded by the coding sequence GTGACCCTCAAAGACATCGCCCTGACCACCCTCGACGGCCGGCCGACCACGCTGGCCGAATTGTCCGACGGCGCAACGCTGGTCGTGAACGTGGCCTCCAAATGCGGACTGACGCCGCAGTACACCGCGCTGGAGAAACTGGCCAAGGAGTACGCCGACCGCGGCCTGACGGTCGTCGGCGTCCCGTGCAATCAATTCATGGGCCAGGAGCCGGGCACGGCCGATGAGATCCAGGAGTTCTGCTCGACGACATACGGGGTGACGTTCCCGCTGCTGGAAAAGACCGACGTCAACGGCGAGGACCGCCACCCGCTGTACACCGAGCTGACCAAGACCGCCGATTCCGACGGCCAGGCGGGAGACATTCAGTGGAACTTCGAGAAGTTCCTGCTCTCCCCCGACGGTGCGGTGGCCAACCGGTTCCGGCCCCGCACCGAGCCCGACGCCCCCGAGGTCATCACCGCCATCGAGGCCGTCCTGCCCCGGTAG
- a CDS encoding LLM class F420-dependent oxidoreductase, whose amino-acid sequence MDFRVFVEPQQGASYADQLAVAQSAEQLGFAAFFRSDHFLAMSGDGLPGPTDSWVTLGAIARETSRIRLGTLVTSATFRYPGPLAIAVAQVDEMSGGRVELGLGSGWFEKEHAAYGLPFPSVHERFDRLTEQLAIVTGLWTTPSGTTFDYPGEHYQVSGSPALPKPLQSPHPPIIIGGAGAKRTPALAATYAAEFNVPFAPMDVVRTQFRRVAAAMEAANRPADSIVYSCAFVLCAGRDDSEVARRAAAIGRDVEELRSNSPLAGTPAEIVDKLSAWTDLGVQRIYAQVLDLSDLAHLELLAAEVMSQLR is encoded by the coding sequence ATGGATTTTCGGGTATTCGTCGAGCCACAGCAGGGTGCCTCCTACGCAGATCAACTCGCTGTCGCTCAGAGCGCCGAACAGCTCGGCTTCGCCGCGTTTTTCCGATCCGACCACTTCCTGGCGATGAGCGGCGACGGCTTGCCGGGACCGACTGATTCGTGGGTCACGCTAGGGGCGATCGCGCGCGAGACTTCCCGCATACGGCTGGGGACGCTGGTGACTTCCGCGACCTTCCGTTACCCGGGACCGTTAGCGATCGCGGTGGCCCAGGTGGATGAAATGAGCGGCGGGCGAGTCGAATTGGGCCTCGGTAGCGGTTGGTTCGAAAAAGAACACGCCGCTTACGGGCTTCCGTTTCCGTCCGTGCACGAACGGTTCGACCGGCTCACCGAACAGCTGGCCATCGTCACCGGATTGTGGACAACGCCATCCGGCACGACATTCGACTACCCGGGAGAGCACTATCAAGTCAGCGGCTCGCCGGCACTTCCTAAACCGCTGCAGAGTCCGCATCCGCCGATCATCATCGGGGGCGCCGGAGCCAAACGCACCCCGGCACTGGCGGCCACTTATGCCGCCGAATTCAATGTCCCCTTTGCGCCGATGGACGTCGTCAGAACCCAATTCCGCCGGGTGGCCGCTGCGATGGAGGCGGCCAACCGCCCGGCCGACTCGATCGTCTACTCGTGCGCGTTCGTGCTGTGTGCGGGACGCGATGACTCGGAGGTGGCCCGCCGCGCGGCAGCGATCGGCCGCGACGTGGAGGAACTGCGCTCTAACAGCCCGCTTGCCGGTACCCCCGCCGAAATCGTCGACAAGTTGAGCGCGTGGACGGACTTGGGTGTGCAACGGATCTACGCCCAAGTCCTGGACTTGTCTGATCTGGCCCATCTAGAGCTGTTGGCGGCCGAGGTGATGTCGCAACTGCGTTAG